In Rickettsiales bacterium, the sequence TGATATATTGATATAACTCTTCCAAGATGTTTTCTGAAGTTTGAGGTTCTTCTATTAAGGGTCTTATTCTTAAAGGAGAATATGGTGCTGATTCAATAGAATCTTGAACAAGATTAGACATATCATCTTGTTTAGTTTGGGCTAATTCATTGGCAGCGAGTTGTAATCTAGTAATATCAACTTGGTTAACACCAATTTCTATGGCGTGCTCTAGGGCTCCTGGATTATTATTGGCAAGTTTTAAAAGAATTTCTCTTATTCTTTGAGCTCTTTCTTCTGTCTCTACCCCCATATCATCCACAATTGCATTAATAGTTGCGGTGATATCCATGCAGGCCTGATCATCAAGGTTTCTAGCTTGTTCTATTAAATTCTCTCTAAGGCTAATGAGGTCATTAACTTGATTCCTAAGATCTATTTCATCAGCAAAATTCTCTAAAATTGATTCAATTACTTCTGTATCTATATCTTCTTCTGCTAAATACCCTGGATTGAAGGCCTCTAACAACATGGGGGTGGGTTCCTCCCCTATTGCTTCGTGAATAATTGTAAATATTCTAGCATTTATATTTTCCTGAATTGTTCTCTCAACATCATCTAATATCAAGAGAGATTCATCTTCTTCAAAAGATGTTGTTAAATCAAGAGGGCTTTCTTCATTGGCTATTTCTTCTATAGCATTCATTGTTTGTTGTATTAAATCATCAAAAGATTCTTCTATTTGCTCTTCTGTTAATTGAGATATTTTCTTTAGAATTCTTTTTTCTTCAACTCTTAAATCTCCAAATATTCTATCTCTTACATCTGCTGGGATGTTCCACAATAGTTCAATTTTTTTCTCTTCAAATAGTTCTCTAATTTGTTTCTGTAATTCATCTAATGTCATTTTTAATACTCCTATTATTTTTGTTTTAACAAAGATTACTACCCTCATCTATATTACCTATAATACCTACAGAAGGAATAGAGCCATCTAAATTAGCATCTGTAATATTATTATTAGGTGAAATTGAAGTTTCTATCTCAAGATCTTCTGTAAATATATATACGTTATACAATGCTTCATCTAATTGAAGCATGAGGTTAACTACCTGTTGAATATTTTCCTCTCCTAATATTTCAAATATTAGATCTATTGTTTTTTTTGGAATATCCTTTATATGAACTAAATTCTCTTCTCTCATAAGGTCGGGATATAGTTCATTAGTTATAATGAATTCAATTTGTTCAGGTATTAGCTTGTTTTTTGTGGCTTGCATTATTAATGTTTGTTTCTCATTTAATATATCATTAATAACATCAGCTATTGCATTATTTCCTACAGTATATATTTGCACAGCTTGAGCAATGATTGGAGCTCTGTAGCTGTTAATGAGATCTGTTTGTGAAGAAGAGATAGAACTGTATGGGTGGTTAAGATTAATAGATTCTAGTTTTTTATCTAAACTTGAATTTATATCATCAATTACTCTATATAATCCATTGGTCATTTTTTATACCTAGATTTTATTGGTTCAAAACTTAGACGATGATGTTTAGTGAGTCCAAACTCATAAATTGCCTCTAAATGTGCTTTTGTACCATATCCAGCATTCTTATGCCATAGATAACTGGGAAATTCTTGATCTAATTCATGCATTATTCTATCTCGAGTTACTTTTGCAATGATGGATGCTGCAGAAATTACTGGAATTATTCCATCTCCTCCTATAACGGGAGTTACCTCTTCGCAGTTAAGCTTAGGAGCCTTATTTCCATCAATTAAAGCTACATCCGCTGTTATATTTAAGTTATTATATGCTCGTTCCATGGCAAGCATAGTAGCTTGTAAAATATTTATCTGGTCTATTTCTTGTGGTGAAGAAATTCCAACTCCAATTTTGCAAGTTTCCATTATTTGTTGAAATAACCCCTCTCGTTTTTTAGGAGATAGTTTTTTAGAATCAGCCACTCCTTCTATTGCAATTGGCATAATGACTGCAGCAGCCACTACAGGTCCTGCCAATGGCCCCCTTCCCGCTTCATCTATACCCACTATAATTTTATCAGACATTAATTGCTCATTCTGTTTTGCTAGAACATAAATGGTATCTTAGTTAAGAAGAATCTTCTAGCGTTTTCCAAGCTTGCTACTCTCTTTTTTCTTTCCTGACATGGTAGGTATGGATATAGAAGAGATTACTTTTTCTGCACTGTTTTTTGCACTGTCAAACATTTCCCAGACGCTTTTTTTAGTTTTTTTTACTTCAGGTGGCAAGTCTTTAAATATATCTATTGCTTGAGATACAGATTCACGATTTTCACTTATAGCTTCGTTTTTTATGGTGTCAATAATTTGTTCAAATATTTTTAAATCAGTCATTCTTGTGCTAAGGGATGCTAGCCCGCCACTTGCCCTTTCTGTTTTAGTAAGTCTACTTATGGCATATGCTTTTGCTTCTTCTATATGTTCTGTAATATCAGAAGATGAATTACCATTAATATATTTATAACGAAATGATTTTAGCATTTTTCTTAGTTTAGGACGATTAGCGGCAATTTTATTATTTTTGTCATCATTAGCTAAAGTTCGCAACACCTTATTCCAGTTAATTACAGAATCTAACTTTTTTCGATTACCTTCACTTAGTTTTTGTTCAACGGGAGTTTTAACTTCAATTTTATTAACTTTATCTTGTGTTGTTTCAGTTGCAATTGTTGAAGATTTTTCTATTCCATGCTCTGTTTGTTTAGATGGAGCGCGATAATTATCATAATCTTGTACAATTTCTTTTATGAATCTTTCAAATTCTAATATTTGATCATTATCTCTTATGTACTCATCTTCTTTAGCATTTTCTTGGCATTCTTGGATGAACTCAGGGATAGATGTTGCTTTTGATCTTTTAAAGTTTTCTATATTATAATGGCCCTGGAATGAGCTTAGCATGCTAGATAATTCTAATTTTGAAGGATCAAGTTGTAGTCTATTAAATGCTTTTATTCTGGCGCTATCCATGCTCCGTTCAGCTAATTCTTTTGAAATAATTTTCTCTTTATTTGCTTGCTTTTTTCCTTCTTTAATTTTATCTCTAACTTCTTTTGTGTTTGGATTAGCTTTTTTAAAATATTCACTCCAGCTTTGTCTATGGTAAAACTCTGCACTGGGAACTAAAAATCCTCTTTCTTTAG encodes:
- a CDS encoding ribonuclease HII, with translation MSDKIIVGIDEAGRGPLAGPVVAAAVIMPIAIEGVADSKKLSPKKREGLFQQIMETCKIGVGISSPQEIDQINILQATMLAMERAYNNLNITADVALIDGNKAPKLNCEEVTPVIGGDGIIPVISAASIIAKVTRDRIMHELDQEFPSYLWHKNAGYGTKAHLEAIYEFGLTKHHRLSFEPIKSRYKK
- a CDS encoding ankyrin repeat domain-containing protein, producing the protein MSGDKKLKETLHNGMDEIVHLLKTTLDLTQSDKDKYLAEDIESSHGNKLKTIKFLLEKGADVNARGNEGYTPLHLAAGNKDQDLVHLLLGKGANPDLKNKWGHTALHEVMLVTNQDSKKTGQAIVVDLLSHGASVNIRDNQYRTVKDIAKERGFLVPSAEFYHRQSWSEYFKKANPNTKEVRDKIKEGKKQANKEKIISKELAERSMDSARIKAFNRLQLDPSKLELSSMLSSFQGHYNIENFKRSKATSIPEFIQECQENAKEDEYIRDNDQILEFERFIKEIVQDYDNYRAPSKQTEHGIEKSSTIATETTQDKVNKIEVKTPVEQKLSEGNRKKLDSVINWNKVLRTLANDDKNNKIAANRPKLRKMLKSFRYKYINGNSSSDITEHIEEAKAYAISRLTKTERASGGLASLSTRMTDLKIFEQIIDTIKNEAISENRESVSQAIDIFKDLPPEVKKTKKSVWEMFDSAKNSAEKVISSISIPTMSGKKKESSKLGKR